Genomic segment of Colletotrichum destructivum chromosome 5, complete sequence:
TCAAGCACATTCGTGCCACCTACCACGACCACTTCGATATTGGTGTCGCTGGCTACCCTGAGGGCTgcgacgacaacaaggacGAGGAACAGCTGCTGGACCActtgaaggagaaggtcgacATGGGTGCCAGCTTCATCGTCACGCAAATGTTCTATGACGGCGACAACTTTGTCCGCTGGGTTGGCAAAGTCCGCGAGCGTGGCATCAACGTCCCAATCATCCCCGGCATTATGCCCATTGCCACGTACGCCAGCTTCATCCGCCGCGCCAAGCACATGAACTGCAAGGTCCCCGATGACTGGATGGCTGCTCTTGAGCCCATCAAGAACGACGATGTTGCCGTCAGAGAAGTCGGAAAGGGCCTTGTTGCCGACATGTGCCGCAAGATTGTTGCCGCCGGCATTCACCATTTGCACTTCTACACCATGAATCTCGCCCAGGCCACGAGAAtggtcctcgaggagcttAACTGGATGCCCACAAGTGATCGTCCCGTGAAGCATGCACTGCCCTGGAAGCAGTCGCTTGCTCACGGCCGCAGAGAGGAGGACGTGCGCCCCATCTTCTGGAAGGGCCGCAACAAGTCCTACGTGCTCCGCACTCAGGACTGGGACGAGTTCCCCAACGGTCGCTGGGGTGACTCTCGGTCTCCCGCCTTCGGTGAGCTGGATGCCTACGGCATTGGCCTGACGGGCACCAATGAGCAAAACCGGAAGAAGTGGGGTGAGCCTAGGTCCATCAAGGATGTCGCCAACATCTTCGTCCGTTATCTAGAGACGGAGCTTGATTCACTCCCGTGGAGCGAGGCGCCCCTGACCAGTGAAGCGGACCCCATTCGGGAAGAGCTCATCGGGTTGAACAAGCGCGGTCTGCTCACTATCAACTCTCAGCCtgccgttgacggcgtgAAGTCGACTCACCCCGTGCATGGCTGGGGTCCGGCAAACGGTTACGTCTACCAGAAGGCCtacctcgagctcctggtTCATCCCGATGTGTACGCCGAGATCGTCTCCCGCGTTGAGAAGAACCCCGATATGACTTATTACGCCACTACTAAGAATGGCAGTCTGAAGTACAACGCAACACACGACAGCCCCAACGCCGTCACCTGGGGTGTCTTCCCCGGCAAGGAGATTGTGCAGCCGACCATTGTCGAAGGTATCAGCTTCATGGCTTGGAAGGACGAGGCCTTCCGTCTCGGTATTGACTGGGCACactgctttgaggctggtactccCAGCAGAGTGCTGATTGAGCGTATTATGAATGAGTGGTACCTCATCAACATTGGTAAGCCCGAATGAATGAGCTCGGTACTGAATGGATTATTCTGACCTTGTCCTTAGTCAACAACGACTTTCACCAAAAGACGGCCCTCTTCGACATGCTCGAAGGACTAGAGGTGAAGGAATACGCCGATATCCCTGCCGAGCCCCAGACCAATGGAGCAGTAGAGACCAACGGCAACTCTATCTCAGCCACCGCCAACTAACGGCTATTTCTGACTTGTGTTTAACACACACCCCCCTTTTACTATTTTCTAAGTATGCATCATGATCGGCGTTTTCAACAGGGCAAAGGGATGGGCGGGGGTCACTATGTGTTTTTTCAACAAAAAGGCACTGTTTACACGCAACACGGATTCACCCACGGCATTACAAGCGGCCAATGCATCAGTGGAGGTGAACTGAACGAAATCTGACATAACACCCATGtcaaaaaagagaagaggaaagggaagggCTAGCAAAGGAGCAACTGCATATATCTCAACGATACCCCCACAAACGGACCatgactttttttttccccaacgaaaaaaaaagaaggtTTAGGAAAATCACACACCACACAAACACCAGAGGAGTTCAACACGGGTTTTATTATTTTATAGATGATTtatttttttctccttccaCCGCTCAGGATTTTCTGCGTTTTTGTAGCGGCACACCCTGTATGCTATAAGATGGGGAGATGACGATTGAGACGCAGAATGGAATGATGACGATCAGGAGGTGGGAGAcgaggatgagatgggatgcAGTGGACTGgagaggcggcggacggAGAGGGATTCCGTTGGCTACGAGCCTTATCTAGTCTCGTATCAAAGCCGAATCAACCTGGGCTTCACTATTCCCCCACCGCTTATACATctacatacctacctaggtattcATTGGAACTGATTTCCATGACTGGTGATCCGCCTAGCTAGCCGCTATTTTCCGCTAATGTGAGGCTATGTTTTGTCTTGATCGTCGGTCAGAAAACAATGCACGCCCAGCGTTTTCGGCGcaggaagagggaagggCTTTAGGAGTCTCCTAGTTCATTTCCGCGTATCGGTCTCTACCCCTATCGCAAATATCTGGTCGATGGCAGGTGTGCGGCAGCAATACATCGTATTCCTCTTCTCCGCAAATACCACCATCGCTTGGAGTAGATCAGCGAAGTCGTCCATGTCCGAAGCCTTCCAACCTATGTCTCGCAAGATGGAGCTTCTGACCTATGATTTTCAAGCTTCTCAAATGGCAG
This window contains:
- a CDS encoding Putative methylenetetrahydrofolate reductase, FAD-linked oxidoreductase; protein product: MHIKSMLDETRRTGEPSFSFEYFPPKTAQGVQNLYDRMERMYHFGPKFIDITWGAGGRIAELTCEMVLQAQSIYGLETCMHLTCTDMGLEKVNDALRKAYKAGCTNILALRGDPPREQEKWEATDDGFRYAKDLVKHIRATYHDHFDIGVAGYPEGCDDNKDEEQLLDHLKEKVDMGASFIVTQMFYDGDNFVRWVGKVRERGINVPIIPGIMPIATYASFIRRAKHMNCKVPDDWMAALEPIKNDDVAVREVGKGLVADMCRKIVAAGIHHLHFYTMNLAQATRMVLEELNWMPTSDRPVKHALPWKQSLAHGRREEDVRPIFWKGRNKSYVLRTQDWDEFPNGRWGDSRSPAFGELDAYGIGLTGTNEQNRKKWGEPRSIKDVANIFVRYLETELDSLPWSEAPLTSEADPIREELIGLNKRGLLTINSQPAVDGVKSTHPVHGWGPANGYVYQKAYLELLVHPDVYAEIVSRVEKNPDMTYYATTKNGSLKYNATHDSPNAVTWGVFPGKEIVQPTIVEGISFMAWKDEAFRLGIDWAHCFEAGTPSRVLIERIMNEWYLINIVNNDFHQKTALFDMLEGLEVKEYADIPAEPQTNGAVETNGNSISATAN